Proteins encoded within one genomic window of candidate division WOR-3 bacterium:
- a CDS encoding asparagine synthetase B: protein MSFLLAIFLSYYIFIPMDGSQFDHLRAYGVVYNSLRAGVKAEWILNYRGGSFILEDTKIVRELLSITGVSYELMPEEEVVDLKERSKNENFEFVILENAPKIAVYAPPYYEPWDDPVIMLLEYAQIPYERIYDEEVLSGRLKDFDWVHLHHEDFTGQFGKFYATYGNADWYRKQVEFKKSLALKLGFKSVAELERAVAKTFYNFVNEGKYLFAMCSAPITLDIALASEGVDILDVPFDGTPFDPDCNSKLDYSKTMAFKDFKLFPQFYIYEHSDVDMTQEVAQLGEENAYFVLHQFSPKTDLIPCILTQNHKTVIKDFLGQDTGFRRSKLKKNTVVLADVLGTEYVKYLYGELGKGFFSFLGGHDPEDFQHFVGDPPTDVARYKNSPGYRLILNNILLPSAQKKRLKT from the coding sequence ATGAGTTTTCTATTGGCAATTTTTCTTAGCTATTACATTTTTATTCCGATGGACGGATCCCAATTTGACCACCTTAGGGCCTACGGGGTGGTATATAACTCTCTACGTGCTGGAGTCAAAGCCGAGTGGATACTGAATTACCGTGGAGGCTCTTTTATCCTCGAGGATACGAAAATTGTCCGCGAACTTCTATCCATTACAGGGGTCTCCTACGAATTAATGCCCGAAGAAGAAGTGGTTGACCTTAAAGAACGTTCTAAAAATGAAAACTTTGAGTTTGTTATCCTCGAAAATGCACCAAAGATTGCTGTTTACGCGCCTCCATATTATGAACCCTGGGATGACCCAGTGATTATGCTCCTTGAGTATGCACAAATTCCTTATGAGAGGATATATGATGAAGAGGTTCTAAGTGGACGCCTTAAGGATTTTGATTGGGTTCATTTGCACCACGAAGATTTTACTGGTCAATTCGGAAAGTTTTATGCTACTTACGGAAACGCGGATTGGTACAGAAAGCAGGTAGAATTTAAGAAATCACTGGCCTTAAAGCTCGGATTTAAAAGTGTTGCGGAACTGGAAAGGGCGGTTGCTAAAACCTTCTATAACTTTGTAAATGAGGGTAAGTACCTCTTTGCGATGTGTTCTGCTCCGATCACTCTTGATATTGCTCTTGCCTCAGAAGGTGTTGATATTCTTGATGTTCCCTTTGACGGGACTCCCTTTGACCCCGATTGTAATTCCAAACTGGACTATTCAAAAACTATGGCATTCAAGGATTTTAAACTTTTTCCTCAATTCTACATCTATGAACATTCTGATGTGGATATGACCCAGGAGGTGGCACAACTGGGCGAAGAGAACGCATACTTTGTTCTGCACCAGTTTTCCCCCAAAACAGACCTTATTCCCTGCATCCTTACCCAAAATCACAAAACGGTCATAAAGGATTTTCTGGGCCAGGATACGGGTTTCAGGAGGAGTAAGTTAAAGAAGAACACGGTGGTTCTTGCTGATGTCCTGGGTACCGAATATGTCAAGTATCTTTATGGTGAGCTGGGTAAGGGATTTTTTAGCTTCTTAGGGGGACACGATCCAGAGGATTTTCAGCACTTCGTTGGAGATCCTCCCACTGATGTTGCGAGATATAAAAACTCCCCAGGATACAGGTTGATATTGAATAACATACTATTACCTTCCGCTCAGAAAAAGAGATTAAAAACTTAG
- a CDS encoding MarR family transcriptional regulator, whose protein sequence is MIEREVEKVMREVYSQITKEGRTALKEINLTPPQFNLMVHLYFCGPLNQTNLAKDLYLAKSTISGIVERLEKRRFVKRGKVEADRRSEIVILTPQGEEVIQRVIDKRVDFLRKLMMDFTEEEKEKFLELLTKMKNKLPEYSSAKKC, encoded by the coding sequence ATGATAGAAAGAGAAGTTGAAAAGGTCATGAGGGAAGTCTATTCCCAGATAACGAAGGAAGGTAGAACGGCATTAAAAGAGATCAACCTCACACCGCCTCAATTCAACCTGATGGTTCACCTTTACTTTTGTGGACCACTCAACCAAACTAACCTGGCAAAAGACCTGTATCTCGCAAAAAGTACCATCTCAGGTATCGTTGAAAGACTGGAAAAGAGAAGATTTGTAAAAAGAGGGAAGGTTGAGGCAGATCGAAGAAGTGAAATTGTAATTCTGACCCCTCAGGGGGAAGAAGTAATCCAGAGGGTTATCGATAAAAGAGTTGACTTTTTAAGAAAGCTTATGATGGATTTTACGGAAGAAGAAAAGGAAAAATTTCTTGAACTCCTAACAAAAATGAAGAATAAACTGCCGGAGTATTCCTCTGCCAAAAAATGTTAA
- a CDS encoding ABC transporter ATP-binding protein — protein sequence MKGILKRLWKYKLSIFLGIFSLLIVDGAQLIIPLVIRKSINLIQSGHATMMILGRYALYILGLTLIIAILRFFWRYFIMGTARKVERDIREEIYFHLVKLSANFFNKERTGELMALVTNDTDAVRMAAGMGLVQITDIIVYSTFSLAIMFKISPMLTIYALLPLPLISLLISFSGRLNYKYFKEVQETFSYLTEKIRESIVGIRVLKGFSQVDGQIKDIAVTNEIYFKNNMKLAKVSSLFEPGIQLGATLSFAILLFFGGRKVILNEISLGDFVAFSSYLGMMIWPMIAIGFLVNMLQRGSASMDRIERVLKVEPEIKNPQLPRKVKIEGSIEVKNLTFSYVEGRPVLIDINFTLRKGQKLGIIGRTGSGKSTLCYLIPRVFDPPEGSIFIEDVDVRYHDLTNLRNAISFVPQESLLFSATIRENVAYGKTDATEEEIVKALKLAEIYDEVMEMPNGLDTLVGERGITLSGGQKQRIAIARAIVKNAPIFIIDDALSAVDTETENRILENLREFLSDKTTIIVSHRVSAVMDADEIIVLEDGKIVDRGTHEELISREGFYKHIFELQKLEEGLVR from the coding sequence ATGAAAGGGATACTGAAGAGGCTCTGGAAGTACAAGCTATCTATCTTCCTCGGAATTTTTAGTCTCCTTATTGTTGATGGAGCACAACTAATCATCCCGCTTGTCATTAGAAAAAGCATCAATCTGATCCAATCTGGCCACGCTACAATGATGATTCTTGGCAGATACGCACTCTATATCCTTGGATTGACGCTAATTATCGCCATACTAAGATTCTTCTGGAGATACTTCATTATGGGAACGGCAAGAAAGGTGGAAAGGGACATCCGAGAGGAAATATATTTTCATCTTGTTAAACTTTCAGCAAATTTCTTCAACAAAGAAAGAACTGGCGAACTCATGGCCCTCGTAACTAACGACACTGATGCTGTCAGAATGGCAGCAGGTATGGGACTTGTACAGATTACCGACATAATTGTCTATTCAACATTCTCCCTGGCAATAATGTTCAAGATTTCGCCAATGTTAACAATCTATGCCTTGTTGCCATTGCCACTTATAAGTCTCCTTATATCCTTTTCTGGTAGGCTAAACTACAAATATTTCAAAGAAGTACAAGAAACTTTCTCCTACCTCACTGAGAAGATAAGGGAGTCCATAGTTGGAATTCGTGTTCTTAAGGGATTTTCGCAGGTGGATGGCCAAATTAAAGACATCGCAGTCACCAATGAAATATACTTTAAAAATAATATGAAACTCGCAAAAGTTTCGAGCCTATTTGAACCTGGCATCCAGTTAGGTGCGACTTTATCTTTTGCAATTCTTTTATTTTTCGGAGGAAGAAAAGTTATATTAAACGAAATTTCCCTTGGAGACTTCGTGGCCTTCTCCAGCTATCTCGGAATGATGATCTGGCCAATGATTGCTATAGGCTTCCTGGTCAATATGCTACAACGTGGTTCGGCCTCCATGGATCGTATTGAAAGAGTATTAAAGGTTGAACCTGAAATCAAAAACCCACAACTACCCAGAAAAGTAAAAATAGAAGGAAGCATAGAGGTTAAAAATCTAACCTTTTCTTACGTTGAAGGACGCCCTGTCCTTATAGATATCAACTTTACCCTCAGGAAGGGGCAAAAACTCGGAATTATTGGAAGAACAGGATCGGGAAAGAGCACCCTTTGTTACCTCATACCGAGGGTCTTTGATCCACCAGAAGGTTCAATTTTTATCGAAGATGTAGATGTAAGGTATCACGATTTAACCAATCTTAGAAATGCCATTAGTTTTGTCCCACAAGAAAGTCTCCTATTCTCAGCTACTATAAGAGAAAATGTAGCCTACGGAAAGACAGACGCTACCGAGGAAGAGATTGTAAAGGCACTAAAACTCGCTGAAATATACGATGAAGTTATGGAGATGCCAAATGGCCTTGATACCTTAGTAGGAGAAAGGGGGATCACCCTATCTGGTGGGCAAAAGCAAAGAATAGCTATAGCAAGAGCCATCGTGAAAAATGCACCTATCTTCATAATCGATGACGCTCTATCAGCGGTAGATACTGAAACTGAAAATAGAATTCTTGAAAATCTAAGGGAATTTTTAAGCGATAAAACTACGATCATTGTTTCTCACAGAGTTTCAGCTGTTATGGATGCAGATGAAATCATCGTTTTAGAGGACGGTAAGATTGTTGATAGGGGAACCCACGAAGAATTAATATCCCGAGAAGGTTTTTACAAACATATCTTCGAACTACAAAAACTGGAGGAGGGACTTGTTCGGTAG
- a CDS encoding CDP-alcohol phosphatidyltransferase family protein, with the protein MKKNLPNIISIVRILLSFLTLYLLDLGRYGTTFTACILIVVIIFTDFLDGFLARTLKAESEIGAILDITGDRIVEFIFWIFFASKGLISFWFPVIVITRDVLVDTIRSSAFKKGVKPYEMHKNRIANFIVTSGYFRTGYALSKAIAFTLLGVDLLTIHGKLSFNIHGFALAFAWLSLLICIVRGLPVILDAWPYLKNK; encoded by the coding sequence ATGAAAAAAAATTTGCCCAATATAATAAGTATTGTTAGAATCCTCCTTAGCTTTTTAACTCTTTACCTTTTGGACCTGGGGAGGTATGGGACAACCTTCACAGCGTGCATATTAATCGTAGTCATAATTTTCACCGACTTTCTCGATGGTTTTCTCGCAAGGACCCTGAAGGCAGAATCGGAAATCGGTGCCATCCTCGACATAACTGGCGACAGAATCGTAGAATTCATCTTCTGGATCTTCTTCGCGTCGAAAGGATTAATCTCTTTTTGGTTTCCAGTGATTGTTATTACCAGGGATGTCCTCGTCGACACTATAAGAAGTTCGGCCTTTAAGAAAGGCGTAAAACCTTATGAAATGCACAAAAACAGGATAGCAAACTTCATTGTAACATCGGGCTATTTTAGGACAGGATATGCGCTGTCGAAGGCGATTGCCTTCACCCTTCTGGGGGTGGACCTATTAACAATCCATGGAAAGTTATCTTTCAACATCCATGGTTTCGCCCTTGCCTTTGCCTGGCTCTCTCTCCTAATCTGCATAGTGCGTGGGCTACCCGTGATTCTGGACGCCTGGCCATACCTTAAAAATAAATGA
- a CDS encoding DUF401 family protein: MLKNRRILSTTLFIFGLALTFALFGHFKVSDTPKIFNYTFFNLLILVILVQAITSTFKVKNFHLKVLKLISSLSGDIRFSLLVPPIIFGLLPMPAGAMLTADLSRKVGEELKAERKWVFFFNYWFRHVCEFSWPLYGALIIAAGLANIPVKDFLVSTLPYMGLALLIGLFFLFTRVKGNGNGEKVKAKGSEIIRYSISALWPVILIITLTFMKVDMKITLLVVLLLLFLFERVEFKEIIYTVKNSIISEITLIVLVVLIFKGVVENTSILSSFANFLSMHNVPTIVPVIILPMIMAILTGITSAGIGATAPILSILFAQNPAFPYVAYISAIAGVLLSPFHLCLITTKEYYKISFKDVYSTILLPVGVIETIAILRGLL; the protein is encoded by the coding sequence ATGTTAAAAAACAGACGGATTCTTTCCACCACTTTATTTATATTCGGCTTAGCACTGACATTCGCCCTATTTGGACATTTTAAAGTTTCAGACACCCCCAAAATTTTTAACTACACATTCTTTAATCTTTTGATTCTTGTGATCCTTGTTCAGGCAATTACATCCACTTTCAAAGTTAAGAACTTTCATTTGAAGGTACTAAAACTGATCTCATCTCTTTCCGGCGACATCAGATTTTCATTACTTGTGCCGCCCATTATCTTTGGACTTTTGCCAATGCCTGCGGGCGCAATGCTAACGGCGGACCTCAGCAGAAAGGTGGGTGAAGAACTTAAAGCGGAAAGGAAATGGGTATTTTTCTTTAATTACTGGTTTAGGCACGTCTGCGAATTCTCCTGGCCCTTATACGGCGCGTTAATCATTGCAGCGGGCCTTGCCAATATTCCCGTCAAGGACTTCCTTGTATCAACACTACCCTATATGGGGCTCGCCCTCCTTATCGGTCTATTTTTCCTCTTTACAAGAGTAAAAGGAAATGGAAATGGTGAAAAAGTAAAGGCTAAAGGCTCCGAAATAATAAGATACTCAATCTCTGCCCTTTGGCCTGTAATTTTAATAATCACCTTAACTTTCATGAAAGTGGACATGAAAATAACCCTCCTTGTTGTTCTCCTATTGCTCTTCCTTTTCGAGAGAGTGGAATTCAAAGAAATAATCTACACCGTTAAAAATTCAATAATTTCAGAGATAACTCTCATCGTCCTCGTTGTCTTGATTTTCAAAGGAGTAGTAGAAAATACAAGTATTCTTAGCAGTTTTGCAAATTTTTTATCAATGCATAATGTACCAACTATCGTCCCCGTTATAATTTTACCAATGATCATGGCCATTTTAACAGGTATCACCTCCGCAGGGATCGGCGCTACAGCACCAATTTTATCAATATTATTTGCCCAAAATCCTGCATTCCCCTATGTGGCTTATATTTCCGCCATCGCTGGCGTCTTGCTCTCACCCTTCCATCTATGCCTTATAACTACCAAAGAGTACTACAAAATCTCCTTCAAGGATGTTTACTCAACGATCCTTTTACCAGTTGGAGTAATTGAGACAATTGCAATCCTTAGAGGCTTACTATGA
- a CDS encoding T9SS type A sorting domain-containing protein — translation MLLTYLLIKVLLLSGTAKIAFLHHGNQHFSDNGAYVLRPGDYGYNGNSFHRTLDTHEYYNCPIDIHISGTLTQSYTWMQNDRGLLNRLRGDLVYIVGGTYAEHIMPYVDSSLNKFSLWYAKTLYENSIKGVGWPDYPNVIWIPERVFKSELLMPYSLIKVLNEEYGKYDSQGRYLAPCIVLDDNVHEWFSHTYPNGTECHNSRKVHRMFDNEGNYVFVVFIQKVARDQMVWNDVSNPSNPLHQLLLSLANDPDQEQLVIYGDDWEKAAGVAGWDFGNPGAPASSYDWNIRFIKQQSWIQPVHIAEAVKWWGVDKIYDNDPNNDPPVITINYAAYQELHDWTGGNYDNWYNDFKNTRGWGCEYGPDLNGNGVTGDYEDLWKFAYNKLMNVPDNEFAKLGWTTLSSMLYETAWHTGPGGYLVFWGKNLWNHARYGGIFSYGAIWLDSLRFQQVPKIDSLDLDADGVKEFTIYNDKMCLIFDRRGGRALAVFTSDTSCVVGNLMSNWSGEGDYNDGGHPGLLNDSQGENSWFDVNVSYSGDTAILTFTERYDWSGNPQSDLRKTIKITPNKNFISVTYNSTYTNWTKAGVTPSLYKQILKGYNMRPIYGVSQNGWTYGGYESLYDSVKAVFLYPSGTGLTFNFLGKMSSGAELIEIGGKNGAYTIYFYAGKGSPDIDLTGPGDREGPRIWNTTFSPNFNILESDSVLVTTNVLDPSGILGVWVRYTNNNWQSFTDLQMLPDDGLGRDYNGNHEPDPSLYGVFIPPQPNGTRVYFAIRAKDNSPYQNESWDNNNGQNYSYTVGFQDFVMDGALDRVAVLLSQNENMHLYGYYDRNTKRLYVATESAGNASANQSGYFYNDHFIFISFNPSAMVNAPWAKQGQVGRFNFFLADEDNNDFVGWFDSTGTLITDTVNFKCASYVSDQGYLEGVINLSPFGNPSVIYIAVGSYATQDGGTLQWQVPMPRTQNGDIESDEYYQLLLDSSYVGDSLSSKKIIVSSIVKAGQPLKLRLSSSIPGTISCTIYNAYGGVLKKIEIPLNSKNFNTSIPFENATPGVYFIQIHTDNFETTQKVVVVR, via the coding sequence ATGCTTTTGACGTATCTGTTAATAAAGGTACTGTTGTTAAGTGGAACCGCAAAAATAGCCTTCCTACACCATGGAAATCAACATTTTTCCGACAACGGTGCCTATGTTCTAAGGCCTGGAGATTACGGTTACAATGGCAACTCTTTCCATCGAACCCTCGATACTCACGAATATTACAATTGTCCCATTGACATCCACATCTCGGGAACCCTTACCCAGTCCTACACCTGGATGCAAAATGACAGGGGGTTATTAAATAGACTTCGTGGAGACCTGGTCTATATCGTGGGAGGAACATATGCAGAGCATATAATGCCCTATGTCGATAGCAGTTTAAACAAATTTTCCCTCTGGTATGCAAAAACCCTTTACGAAAACTCGATTAAGGGAGTGGGATGGCCGGATTATCCAAATGTGATATGGATTCCAGAGAGGGTTTTCAAATCAGAACTATTAATGCCCTACTCTTTAATAAAGGTTCTAAACGAAGAATATGGGAAATACGATTCACAAGGGAGATACCTTGCACCATGCATTGTGTTAGACGATAACGTCCACGAGTGGTTTTCTCACACCTATCCTAATGGAACGGAATGTCATAATTCAAGGAAGGTACACCGGATGTTTGACAACGAGGGTAACTATGTGTTTGTTGTGTTCATACAAAAGGTTGCACGGGACCAGATGGTATGGAACGATGTCTCCAATCCCTCAAACCCTCTGCATCAGTTACTATTGTCCCTTGCAAACGATCCAGATCAAGAACAATTAGTGATATACGGTGATGATTGGGAAAAGGCAGCGGGAGTTGCAGGATGGGACTTCGGTAACCCGGGAGCACCAGCCTCCAGTTACGACTGGAATATCAGATTCATTAAACAACAATCCTGGATTCAGCCTGTTCACATAGCCGAAGCCGTAAAATGGTGGGGGGTTGACAAAATTTATGATAACGATCCCAATAATGACCCCCCAGTAATTACTATCAATTATGCAGCTTATCAGGAACTTCACGATTGGACCGGTGGTAACTATGACAACTGGTATAATGATTTTAAAAACACAAGAGGCTGGGGATGTGAGTATGGTCCAGATTTAAACGGAAACGGAGTGACAGGGGATTACGAAGACTTGTGGAAATTTGCCTACAACAAGCTCATGAACGTTCCCGACAACGAGTTTGCTAAACTGGGCTGGACTACCCTCTCGTCTATGCTTTACGAAACTGCATGGCACACGGGCCCTGGCGGCTATTTGGTTTTTTGGGGAAAAAATCTTTGGAACCACGCAAGGTACGGAGGAATCTTTTCCTACGGTGCAATCTGGCTTGACTCTTTGAGATTTCAACAAGTTCCTAAAATAGACAGTTTAGACCTTGATGCAGACGGCGTTAAAGAATTCACTATTTATAATGACAAAATGTGTTTGATTTTTGACAGAAGAGGTGGACGTGCCCTTGCGGTCTTCACATCGGATACATCTTGTGTCGTAGGCAATCTGATGAGTAATTGGAGTGGTGAAGGCGATTATAATGATGGGGGTCATCCAGGCCTTTTAAACGATTCTCAGGGTGAAAATTCATGGTTTGACGTGAATGTTTCTTACTCTGGAGACACGGCGATTCTTACTTTTACTGAAAGATACGACTGGAGCGGGAATCCTCAAAGCGACTTAAGGAAAACAATAAAGATTACACCTAATAAAAACTTCATTTCCGTCACGTATAATTCCACATACACCAACTGGACTAAGGCAGGTGTAACTCCTTCCCTTTACAAACAGATACTCAAAGGCTACAATATGAGGCCGATTTACGGGGTGAGTCAGAATGGTTGGACTTACGGAGGATACGAAAGCCTTTACGATTCAGTAAAAGCGGTTTTCCTATATCCTTCAGGCACTGGTCTAACCTTCAACTTCCTCGGTAAGATGTCTTCAGGCGCGGAGCTCATTGAAATTGGAGGAAAAAACGGTGCTTATACTATTTACTTCTACGCAGGAAAAGGTAGTCCTGATATAGACCTTACAGGGCCGGGAGATAGAGAAGGGCCAAGAATCTGGAATACCACTTTTAGCCCAAATTTCAACATTCTTGAGAGCGATAGTGTTCTTGTGACAACTAACGTCTTAGACCCCTCTGGAATACTCGGTGTGTGGGTTAGATACACAAACAATAACTGGCAGAGCTTTACAGACCTTCAAATGTTACCTGATGATGGGCTCGGTAGAGATTACAACGGAAATCATGAACCAGACCCTTCTCTTTATGGTGTTTTCATCCCGCCACAGCCAAATGGGACAAGGGTGTACTTTGCAATTCGGGCTAAAGACAACTCCCCTTATCAAAATGAAAGCTGGGACAACAACAATGGACAAAACTATTCATACACTGTTGGATTTCAGGATTTTGTGATGGATGGGGCACTTGATAGGGTTGCCGTGCTTTTATCGCAGAACGAGAATATGCACCTTTATGGATATTACGATAGAAACACGAAGAGGCTCTACGTGGCAACGGAGTCGGCAGGCAATGCATCAGCTAATCAATCAGGCTACTTTTACAACGACCATTTCATTTTCATCTCCTTTAACCCAAGCGCTATGGTAAACGCCCCTTGGGCAAAGCAGGGACAGGTTGGGAGGTTTAACTTTTTCCTTGCCGACGAAGACAACAATGATTTTGTTGGCTGGTTTGATTCAACGGGAACTCTAATTACAGACACAGTAAATTTTAAATGTGCATCTTATGTAAGTGACCAGGGATACCTCGAAGGAGTAATAAACCTTTCACCCTTTGGCAATCCAAGTGTAATTTACATTGCGGTGGGTTCCTACGCAACTCAAGATGGTGGAACTCTCCAGTGGCAGGTACCAATGCCAAGAACCCAAAACGGCGATATCGAATCGGACGAATATTACCAACTTCTCCTTGACTCATCCTATGTGGGTGACAGCCTGAGTTCGAAAAAAATAATAGTAAGTTCCATTGTAAAAGCGGGCCAGCCTTTAAAATTAAGGTTGTCATCTTCAATTCCAGGCACCATATCCTGCACAATATACAACGCCTATGGTGGAGTCCTGAAAAAGATAGAAATTCCGTTGAATAGTAAAAACTTCAACACCTCCATTCCTTTTGAAAATGCAACCCCTGGAGTATACTTTATCCAGATACACACTGACAACTTTGAAACAACCCAAAAGGTAGTGGTAGTCCGATGA
- a CDS encoding HAD-IB family hydrolase, translated as MNKACFFDLDGTLIPNPSSETRFLKVLFRKIPLSPSGIIIWFLESLFKYKNFKNSKAYYQGIRVKDLQKILEASYNQIIEAISEKAKNHVEQRRKENYKLFIITGAPDFIARVINDHLKFDGYYASFLEIKNGKYTGRIKGMVPFGKNKETIMKEIAKRENIDLTLSITYADHHADIHFLEAAGKFYAVNPTKKLRKIVLKDQILIWD; from the coding sequence ATGAACAAGGCTTGTTTTTTCGACCTCGATGGTACTTTGATACCCAATCCCTCCTCAGAAACAAGATTTCTAAAAGTACTTTTTAGAAAAATCCCCCTCTCACCCTCAGGAATAATAATCTGGTTTCTGGAATCTTTGTTCAAATACAAGAACTTCAAAAATTCAAAGGCATACTATCAAGGAATAAGGGTTAAAGACTTGCAAAAAATCCTGGAAGCAAGTTACAATCAAATAATAGAAGCAATCTCGGAGAAGGCAAAAAATCATGTAGAACAGAGAAGGAAAGAGAATTATAAGCTTTTTATTATCACAGGGGCCCCTGATTTCATCGCTCGAGTAATAAATGATCATTTAAAATTTGACGGATATTACGCCTCGTTCCTTGAAATTAAAAATGGAAAGTATACTGGTAGAATAAAGGGAATGGTCCCCTTCGGTAAAAATAAGGAGACCATTATGAAAGAAATAGCAAAAAGGGAAAATATTGACCTTACCCTTTCCATTACTTACGCAGACCATCATGCAGACATACACTTTCTTGAAGCTGCTGGAAAGTTTTACGCGGTAAATCCAACGAAGAAACTGAGAAAAATTGTTCTAAAGGACCAGATTTTGATTTGGGACTAA
- a CDS encoding L-serine ammonia-lyase, producing the protein MESIKLILKIGYGPSSSHTMGPVEALRLFLREFPDVVSLKVTLFGSLAATGKGHLTKEALKKAFNGDLEIIEKPDVYMTLHPNALKFEGFDRIGNFVAEKVYYSVGGGIVKTEDDFYKKNDVYPSGTMEEVLDWCESNGRSLWEFVEINEGIEIWDYLKEIWKVMEDSISRGLKNEGVLPGELHLPRKAWSYYIKAINSKNINYTKGKIFSYALAVAEENAAGGLIVTAPTCGSSGVVPAVLFFLKEEYNLPEEKILRALATAGLIGALVRENASISGAEVGCQGEIGVACAMAAAAATQILGGTIFQIEYAAEMGIEHHLGLTCDPVLGYVQIPCIERNAVAAVRALECAVYALLSDGRHMISFDSVLKTMMETGKDLPSAYKETAKGGLALHWRDKKKK; encoded by the coding sequence ATGGAGTCGATTAAGCTTATTTTAAAGATTGGATATGGCCCTTCCTCTTCCCATACCATGGGGCCCGTTGAGGCTCTTAGGCTTTTCTTGAGGGAATTTCCCGATGTGGTATCTTTAAAAGTCACTCTTTTCGGAAGCCTTGCCGCCACCGGGAAAGGGCATCTTACTAAGGAGGCACTGAAAAAAGCTTTTAATGGTGATCTTGAAATTATCGAGAAACCGGATGTCTATATGACTCTTCATCCTAATGCTTTAAAGTTTGAAGGTTTTGATAGAATTGGAAATTTTGTAGCCGAGAAAGTCTATTACAGCGTTGGTGGCGGAATCGTAAAAACAGAAGATGATTTCTACAAGAAAAACGATGTTTATCCCTCAGGTACCATGGAGGAAGTCTTAGATTGGTGTGAATCCAATGGAAGAAGTTTGTGGGAATTTGTTGAGATCAATGAGGGGATAGAGATCTGGGATTATCTTAAAGAAATCTGGAAGGTAATGGAGGATTCAATAAGTCGTGGCTTAAAAAATGAAGGTGTCCTACCTGGAGAGTTACATCTTCCCCGGAAGGCATGGTCTTATTACATAAAAGCGATTAATTCAAAAAACATAAACTATACAAAGGGAAAGATTTTCTCTTATGCTCTGGCTGTTGCGGAGGAGAATGCAGCTGGGGGCTTGATTGTTACTGCTCCTACCTGTGGTTCCAGTGGTGTTGTTCCTGCTGTGCTCTTCTTTTTAAAAGAGGAATACAATCTTCCTGAAGAGAAGATTCTAAGGGCCCTTGCTACCGCTGGCCTTATTGGGGCACTTGTCAGAGAAAATGCTTCAATTTCGGGGGCAGAGGTAGGGTGTCAGGGTGAGATCGGGGTTGCTTGTGCTATGGCTGCTGCCGCAGCGACGCAGATTCTTGGTGGAACGATATTCCAGATAGAATATGCTGCCGAAATGGGAATCGAGCACCATCTTGGTCTAACGTGCGACCCGGTCCTTGGGTATGTTCAAATTCCCTGTATCGAGAGGAATGCTGTTGCTGCTGTGAGGGCCTTAGAATGTGCAGTTTACGCGCTACTCTCTGATGGAAGACACATGATTTCCTTTGATTCGGTATTGAAAACGATGATGGAGACGGGTAAGGACCTACCATCGGCATACAAGGAGACTGCCAAAGGTGGACTTGCACTCCACTGGAGAGACAAAAAGAAGAAATGA